The genomic region GTCGGCCTTGGCGGCCTTGCTGAGCGGCACGCACAGCACCACATGGTTGAACTGCTGGCTGGGAAACTCCGTGCGGATGTCTTCCTCGTTGGCGCGCACCAACGCCGGAAAGGCCGTGACACCGGCCGTTTTCAGCAGCGCCTGGCAGTAGTTGGTCAGGGCCTTGCAGTCGCCGTAGCCGTTGGCGGCCACGCTGCTGGCCGGAAACGTCTGCCAGCCGCCAATACCCAGCTGCACCGAGATGTAGCGGGTGTTGGCCTGCAGCCACTCATATACTTTCCGGATGCGGGCCCGCTCATCGGTTTCGCCTTGCACCAAGGCCTGTACTTTGGTCTGCACGGCGGGCGGCAGCTCGTCGCGGCCGGTATTGAGCTGGTAGTTCCACAAACCCAGCGTCTGCCACGAGGTGAGAGTGCCCAGGTGGCCCTGCACCTCAAACTGCGTGGGAGCCGTGTACACCGCCGGCGTGGTTTCGCCCACAGGTGGCCCGTCGGGCTCGGCCTCCACGGCGGCCAGGTTGTGCACCTGCCACTCGTAGGTCTGTCCGGCCTCGGCTGTTGGGGTCTTTACGGCGGCGCCGCCGGCGGGCAGGGCGCGTTCCTGGTAGCGTAGCGCCAGGCCGGCGGGCATCAGCACCCGAAACGTGGCGTGCTCCACGGCCAGCTGCTCGTCGGGCTGGGGCTTCCAGGTGGAGTAGAAGAGCGTGTTGGTGGAGCTGATTTCGTACTCGAATTCCACGGTGTAGGGGTACACCGGCTGGCGCAGATCGGCAACACGGCCGCGGCCGTCGTTGGCCAGGCTGAAGCCGTCGGACAGGGAAATGTCCTTGATTTCCGACGCCTTTAGCGTGCGCAATACGTGGCCGTCGGCGGCATAGGCGGTGCCGCGCAGGTAGCTGATCGTGTTGAGCTGGTCGTAGTAGACCAGCTTGCGGGCGTAGTCGGCGCCGGCCTCGTCGAAGATGGTGACGGCCCGGCGCACGGTTTCCACGGTGCGTCCGGCGGACTTTACCACCAGCGTTTCATCGGCGCGGCGCACTACGGCGTGAGCGTTTTCGCGCAGCGCCGCTGCAATATCGGCTACGGGGTAGCTGGCGGGCGGGCCGGCCAACACGGGCTGCCCGGGCAGGCCGGCAGTCAGCAGCGCGCCCAGGCAGGCGGCTACGCGCGGGAAATTCAGGCGGTAGCTCACGATTTCTTCTTAAGAACAAGCTGCTCGGCCTGCTTGGCCACTACCAGCCGGTAGAACTCGCGCAGGCTCACGTATTCCTCGGCCGAGTACACGGCGCGGCTCAGGTTCAGGCGGCTCATGATCTGGATGGTGCCATCAGCGGCGGGCTGGGCCTGGAACAGGAAGCGGCCCCCGTTATCGGGCAAGCTCATGGCCGTGGGCTTGGGCAGCTCCTCCACCTCGTAGCCCGCGGGCAGCGTCAGGGTCATCACCAGGGTTTCGTCGACGGGGCAGCCGAAGTCCACCGGAAACTGGCGTGACTCGTGCACAAACGGGTTTTTGCTGTTGCCAAAGTGTTGCAGGGGCCGTAGGTACAGCAGGCCCGCCGGCGCATCGCCCCCGGCTGCCGTCAGCTCGTAGTCGAAGCTCAGGGCCTTGGCCAGCTCGTCGCGCTGGCCGAACTGGTACTTGTTCATGGTCCAGCCTTCGCGGCCGGTCAGCATGTCTTCCACAAACTTCTTTTCGCCTTTCTCCCGCAGCCGGTCGCGCTGGGCCGAGCCCGCGTAGCCGCCGTGCTCGGAGTGCACCTTGCCGGTGTAGCCGCCTTTCTCGTCCAGCACCAGCTGAATCTGCTGGTACTCGGTCAGGCGCTGCGAGGGCAGCAAACTCACCCACCGCGACTCCGCGGCGTTGGGCATAATCAGGCGGCCCTGGCCGTTGAGGCAACGCGTGGGCAGCATGCCGCAGGGCAGCAGCTCCTCAGTGGCGTCTACCAGCATTTCCTTGCCTTCGGGCAGCGGCACATGGGCCACCACGTAGTTGAAGCGCGAAAGCATGGGCGTGTAGTCGGCATTGACGGCGCCATGGTCGCGGGTGCTTACCAGCACGGGGTTGGCTTGGAAGCCGGCCTCGCGCAGGGCCGCAATCAGCAGCAGGTTCACGTCGGCGGCATTGCCGCGGTGCTGGTCGTAGGCTTTGCGCACCGATGCGGAGCTGTACTGGTCGCGGCCGTCGTACTTCACGGCTTTG from Hymenobacter canadensis harbors:
- a CDS encoding DUF3857 domain-containing protein — protein: MSYRLNFPRVAACLGALLTAGLPGQPVLAGPPASYPVADIAAALRENAHAVVRRADETLVVKSAGRTVETVRRAVTIFDEAGADYARKLVYYDQLNTISYLRGTAYAADGHVLRTLKASEIKDISLSDGFSLANDGRGRVADLRQPVYPYTVEFEYEISSTNTLFYSTWKPQPDEQLAVEHATFRVLMPAGLALRYQERALPAGGAAVKTPTAEAGQTYEWQVHNLAAVEAEPDGPPVGETTPAVYTAPTQFEVQGHLGTLTSWQTLGLWNYQLNTGRDELPPAVQTKVQALVQGETDERARIRKVYEWLQANTRYISVQLGIGGWQTFPASSVAANGYGDCKALTNYCQALLKTAGVTAFPALVRANEEDIRTEFPSQQFNHVVLCVPLSKAAKADTVWLECTSQTNPFGYMSSFTGNRHALLVTPQGGRLVRTPQYLAADNRRERLADVYMDAQGSATASIRTRLSGLEQDAYAGLAGSQNLADQKKAVAEHLPLASFSISKLSYQHNQQQPVPVLTENLGLTLPGWASVSGKRAFLTPNLLSRWGALPATVGERRTPIWLDNAFSYADTVRIHVPAGFKPESLPAQVQLTTAFGTYSSQVQALPDGTLLYVRRLLMPRTRFAREEYPAYQEFRRRISQADKAQVVLVKTDA